A genomic segment from Janthinobacterium sp. 64 encodes:
- a CDS encoding MFS transporter, whose protein sequence is MSAVPLPGAAPAAAPSAPPAPPIFGLRLATGLAGVLLAVLVSGLNENITKVALADIRGAMGISRDDASWLMALYAAASVSAMAFAPWCSVTFSLRRLTATAIIVCMAAGVLCPFAPNLSVLMVLRVVQGAAGGALPPMLMTVALRFLPPNIKLYGLGGYALSATFGPSLGTPLAAFWTESLGWQWAFWQVVPGSIVALLMVSWGLPQDPLRLERFRQFDWRGLLLGLPAISMLVVGMLQGERLNWFHSPLICVLLGGGAVLLVLFFINEWSHPLPFFKLQLLSRRNLSHALLTLGGVLFVLLAVILIPSSYLAQVHAYRPLQTAPVMLMVALPQLIALPLVAALCNLRAVDCRWVLAIGLGMLALSCVLGARMSPDWIRTHFYLLQAVQIFAQPMAVIPLLLLATTGLAPQDGPFASAWFNTIKGMSAVVATGVLDALITRRNHFHSTVLSERLGNLPAGVDMAGLGAGLSARMHAQVVTLTSSDLYLTVAAIALAMIVIIPILPTRVFPPRAA, encoded by the coding sequence GTGTCTGCTGTCCCCCTTCCCGGCGCCGCCCCCGCGGCCGCGCCGTCTGCTCCTCCCGCACCTCCTATCTTCGGCCTGCGCCTGGCCACGGGCCTGGCCGGCGTGCTGCTGGCCGTGCTGGTGTCCGGCCTGAATGAAAACATCACCAAGGTCGCGCTGGCCGACATCCGCGGCGCCATGGGTATTTCTCGCGACGACGCCAGCTGGCTCATGGCCCTGTATGCGGCCGCCTCGGTGTCGGCCATGGCCTTTGCGCCGTGGTGCTCCGTCACCTTTTCGCTGCGCCGCCTGACGGCCACCGCCATCATCGTCTGCATGGCTGCCGGCGTGCTGTGCCCGTTCGCGCCGAATCTGTCCGTGCTGATGGTCCTGCGCGTGGTGCAGGGCGCGGCCGGCGGCGCCCTGCCGCCCATGCTGATGACGGTGGCGCTGCGCTTCCTGCCACCCAACATCAAGCTGTACGGCCTGGGCGGCTATGCGCTGAGCGCCACTTTCGGCCCCAGCCTGGGCACGCCGCTGGCCGCCTTCTGGACCGAGTCCCTGGGCTGGCAATGGGCGTTCTGGCAAGTCGTCCCGGGCAGCATCGTCGCCCTGCTGATGGTGTCCTGGGGCTTGCCGCAAGACCCGCTGCGCCTCGAACGTTTCCGCCAGTTCGACTGGCGCGGCCTGCTGCTTGGCCTGCCCGCCATCAGCATGCTGGTGGTCGGCATGCTGCAGGGCGAGCGCCTGAACTGGTTCCATTCGCCGCTGATCTGCGTGCTGCTGGGCGGCGGCGCCGTGCTGCTGGTGCTGTTCTTCATCAACGAGTGGTCGCACCCGCTGCCGTTCTTCAAGCTGCAGCTGCTGTCGCGGCGTAACCTCAGCCACGCCCTGCTGACCCTGGGCGGCGTGCTGTTCGTGCTGCTGGCCGTGATCCTGATTCCCTCGTCCTACCTGGCGCAGGTGCACGCCTACCGCCCGCTGCAAACGGCACCCGTGATGCTGATGGTGGCGCTGCCGCAGCTGATCGCCCTGCCGCTGGTGGCCGCCCTGTGCAATCTGCGCGCCGTCGACTGCCGCTGGGTGCTGGCCATCGGCCTGGGCATGCTGGCCCTGTCCTGCGTGCTCGGCGCGCGCATGTCGCCGGACTGGATCCGCACGCATTTCTACCTGCTGCAAGCGGTGCAGATTTTTGCGCAACCAATGGCCGTGATTCCCTTGCTGCTGCTGGCCACCACGGGCCTGGCGCCGCAGGATGGCCCGTTCGCGTCGGCCTGGTTCAACACCATCAAGGGCATGTCGGCCGTCGTCGCCACCGGCGTGCTCGATGCGCTGATCACGCGCCGCAACCATTTTCATTCGACGGTGCTCAGCGAACGCCTGGGCAACCTGCCGGCCGGCGTCGACATGGCAGGGCTGGGGGCTGGCCTGAGTGCGCGCATGCATGCGCAAGTCGTCACCCTGACCTCGTCCGACCTGTACCTCACCGTGGCCGCCATCGCGCTGGCCATGATTGTGATCATTCCCATCCTGCCGACGCGCGTCTTTCCGCCGCGCGCCGCCTGA
- a CDS encoding efflux transporter outer membrane subunit, which produces MKALILFTALGLAGCGCASVGTDFQRPPHELGQQWRQAQDARFTASQDGAIEQRWWDGFGDATLSSLLQRAAGANLDVLAAASRLEQSRAARGMAGAAQGPSLGANGSYSRARNSEQGLSDPSRNNGQSAYSLWQGNLDAAWELDLWGRVRREVEAADARVDVAMETQRGVLLAVLAETARDYIELRGAQQTLAITQQLLDIARHTLNLTRIRLQEGAATQLDEAEAAAHVATIEARLPPLQQRVARLGNALALLLALPPQSLRAELAASQEIPVVAMQVQLGVPSSLAERRPDIRRAEAQLHAATAAIGVAQGDFYPRITLSGSIGLQAIQLSDIGWDAKRFAFGPGFSVPLFDGGRLRGNLQLREAQQQEAAIAYRQTVLAAWHEVEDALSGYQANARRQTSLDEAVKQGRRALGSAELQYRQGGTDLLNVLHVQNTLLNNEAALVDSRATASLSLVQAYKALGGGWQAFTSTSQESTP; this is translated from the coding sequence ATGAAAGCACTGATACTCTTTACGGCCCTGGGTCTGGCCGGCTGCGGCTGCGCCAGCGTCGGCACCGACTTCCAGCGTCCGCCCCATGAGCTGGGACAGCAATGGCGCCAGGCGCAAGACGCCCGCTTCACCGCAAGCCAGGATGGCGCCATCGAGCAGCGCTGGTGGGACGGCTTTGGCGACGCGACTTTGTCGTCCCTGCTGCAGCGCGCCGCCGGCGCCAACCTCGACGTGCTGGCGGCCGCCAGCCGGCTGGAACAAAGCCGCGCCGCGCGCGGTATGGCCGGCGCCGCGCAAGGCCCGTCGCTGGGCGCGAATGGCAGCTACAGCCGCGCGCGCAACAGCGAGCAGGGTTTGAGCGACCCGTCGCGCAACAACGGCCAGTCCGCCTACAGCCTGTGGCAAGGCAATCTCGATGCGGCCTGGGAGCTGGACTTGTGGGGTCGCGTGCGGCGCGAAGTGGAAGCGGCTGACGCGCGCGTCGACGTGGCCATGGAAACGCAGCGCGGCGTGCTGCTGGCCGTGCTGGCAGAAACGGCGCGCGACTACATCGAGCTGCGCGGCGCGCAGCAGACCCTGGCCATCACGCAGCAACTGCTCGATATCGCCCGCCATACCTTGAACCTGACGCGCATCCGCCTGCAGGAAGGCGCGGCGACGCAGCTCGACGAAGCCGAGGCGGCGGCCCATGTCGCCACCATCGAAGCGCGTTTGCCGCCGCTGCAACAGCGCGTAGCGCGCCTCGGCAATGCCCTCGCCCTCTTGCTGGCGTTGCCGCCGCAGTCGCTGCGGGCGGAACTGGCGGCCAGCCAGGAGATCCCTGTTGTGGCCATGCAGGTGCAGCTGGGCGTACCGAGCAGCCTGGCCGAGCGGCGGCCCGACATCCGCCGCGCCGAAGCGCAGCTGCACGCGGCCACGGCCGCCATCGGCGTGGCGCAAGGCGATTTTTATCCGCGCATCACGCTCTCGGGCAGCATCGGCCTGCAAGCGATACAGCTGTCCGACATCGGCTGGGACGCCAAACGCTTTGCCTTCGGCCCCGGCTTCAGCGTGCCCCTGTTCGATGGCGGCCGCCTGCGCGGCAACTTGCAATTGCGCGAGGCGCAGCAGCAGGAAGCGGCCATCGCCTACCGCCAGACCGTGCTGGCCGCCTGGCACGAAGTGGAAGATGCGCTGTCTGGCTACCAGGCCAACGCCCGCCGCCAGACCAGCCTCGATGAAGCAGTCAAACAGGGACGCCGCGCGCTGGGCAGCGCGGAGCTGCAGTACCGCCAGGGCGGCACGGACTTGCTCAACGTACTGCATGTGCAAAACACCTTATTGAACAACGAAGCGGCGCTGGTCGACAGCCGCGCCACCGCGTCGCTGTCGCTGGTCCAGGCCTACAAGGCGCTGGGCGGCGGCTGGCAAGCATTTACAAGCACCTCGCAAGAAAGCACGCCATGA
- a CDS encoding DMT family transporter, translated as MSDRRAVALVLLSAAGFGSSAVFAKAAYASGVNPSTMLALRFVIAAMLLLPLVWLGGWRLPRGRLLAGYMLMGLMYTAQSQGYFNALMYASSGLCGMLLYVYPVLVTILALALGWEKLDRRMLVLMALAIAGMAITLGGKLQGQPIGIALALMAAGVYAVYILFGNSLSKSRENIHPLAACVVILGTAGLSNTAIALWQGVALPGTATGWLAVSAIALFSTAIAIAAFFAGVAQIGAAKASIISTFEPVITMAFGVTMLKESVSGTQLLGGAMVLAAVVLLAQRPTAKPAAMPAVQASA; from the coding sequence ATGTCTGATCGCCGCGCCGTTGCGCTGGTGTTGCTGTCGGCCGCCGGTTTCGGCAGTTCCGCAGTGTTTGCCAAGGCGGCATATGCGTCCGGGGTCAACCCGTCGACCATGCTGGCCTTGCGTTTCGTTATCGCCGCCATGTTGTTGCTGCCGCTCGTGTGGCTCGGTGGCTGGCGCTTGCCGCGCGGCCGGCTGCTGGCCGGCTACATGCTGATGGGCCTGATGTACACGGCCCAGTCGCAAGGCTATTTCAATGCCCTGATGTATGCCAGCAGCGGCCTGTGCGGCATGCTGCTGTATGTGTATCCCGTGCTGGTCACCATCCTGGCGCTTGCCTTGGGCTGGGAAAAGCTGGACCGGCGCATGCTGGTGCTGATGGCGCTGGCCATTGCCGGCATGGCCATCACCCTGGGCGGAAAGCTGCAGGGCCAGCCCATCGGCATCGCGCTGGCATTGATGGCCGCCGGCGTGTACGCCGTGTACATCCTGTTTGGCAACAGCCTGTCGAAAAGCCGCGAGAATATTCACCCATTGGCCGCCTGCGTGGTGATCCTGGGCACGGCTGGCCTGTCGAATACTGCGATTGCCCTGTGGCAAGGCGTGGCCTTGCCGGGCACGGCGACGGGCTGGCTGGCCGTCAGCGCCATTGCCCTGTTCTCGACGGCGATCGCGATTGCCGCCTTCTTTGCCGGCGTGGCGCAAATCGGCGCGGCCAAGGCGTCCATTATTTCCACGTTTGAACCTGTGATCACGATGGCGTTCGGCGTGACCATGCTGAAAGAATCCGTGAGCGGCACGCAATTGCTGGGCGGCGCCATGGTGCTGGCCGCCGTCGTCTTGCTGGCGCAGCGTCCCACTGCCAAGCCCGCAGCCATGCCAGCCGTGCAAGCGAGCGCCTGA
- a CDS encoding LysR family transcriptional regulator, which translates to MKLPDLNLLVALDILLEEGSAVAAARRMNLSAPAMSRTLARIRDAIGDPVFVRSGRGLAPTPRALELREQVRGVVEQAHAIFTSGREIDLRTLERTFSLCANDVFVGAYGGKLRDLLAVHAPHTVLRFVPEGDGATENDALHAGRIDLYISARRAFAPDIKLQQLFSSGFVGIARSDHPLFDGPINLDSFTEYEHISVSRRGLARGPFDTALAERGYTRRVSLISPNFQSAIFAVADSRLLLPLMPTPLLAIVERLGLKLRTFELPIPVDSVEVFQAWHPRLDHDHAHRWLRRMIKDLCTGSDSCGSDPGI; encoded by the coding sequence ATGAAACTCCCCGACCTGAACCTGCTCGTTGCCCTCGACATCCTGCTCGAGGAAGGCAGCGCCGTGGCCGCCGCGCGGCGCATGAACCTGAGCGCGCCGGCCATGAGCCGCACCCTGGCGCGCATCCGCGACGCTATCGGCGACCCCGTCTTCGTGCGCTCCGGGCGGGGCCTGGCGCCCACCCCGCGTGCGCTGGAATTGCGCGAGCAGGTGCGCGGCGTGGTGGAGCAGGCGCACGCCATTTTCACATCCGGTCGTGAGATCGACCTGCGCACCCTGGAACGCACCTTCAGCCTGTGCGCCAACGACGTGTTTGTCGGCGCCTACGGCGGCAAGCTGCGCGACCTGCTGGCCGTGCACGCGCCGCACACGGTGCTGCGCTTCGTGCCCGAAGGCGACGGCGCCACGGAAAACGACGCCTTGCACGCGGGCCGCATCGACCTGTACATCAGCGCGCGGCGCGCCTTTGCACCCGATATCAAGCTGCAGCAGCTGTTTAGCAGCGGCTTTGTCGGCATCGCCCGCAGCGACCACCCGCTCTTCGACGGCCCCATCAACCTGGACAGCTTTACCGAGTACGAACATATCAGCGTCTCGCGGCGCGGCCTGGCGCGCGGCCCGTTCGACACTGCCCTGGCCGAGCGTGGCTACACGCGCCGGGTTTCGCTGATCAGCCCCAACTTCCAGTCGGCCATCTTCGCCGTGGCCGATTCGCGCCTGCTGCTGCCGCTGATGCCCACGCCGCTGCTGGCCATCGTCGAACGCCTGGGCCTGAAGCTGCGCACGTTCGAACTGCCAATTCCCGTCGACAGCGTGGAAGTGTTCCAGGCCTGGCACCCGCGCCTCGACCACGACCATGCGCACCGCTGGCTGCGCCGCATGATCAAGGACTTGTGCACGGGGTCAGACTCTTGCGGGTCTGACCCCGGCATTTGA
- a CDS encoding hemin-degrading factor, with amino-acid sequence MSSTFPICNTELVASEFARLRREKKARHRDIAEALAIAEGELIAAHAGLSLADGALLGAVRLQADWPAIIAALEPLGEVMALTRNASCVHEKTGVYRKASHNNHVGLVLGGDIDLRVFYRHWAHGFAVREVNAGEKKVQRSLQFFDAAGHAVHKIFMKPHSDLAAYDALVAHFADADQSAGIAVTALAAPPAELPDAQIDVAGFRAAWADLRDTHDFFTVLKKYSVSRLQGLRLAEPRFVQQIDTSCVLDLLNSAALEKVAIMAFVGNAGMIQIHSGPVHKIAVMGPWINVLDTRFNLHLREDHIASAWVVKKPTVDGLVTSVELFDAKGDTIVMFFGERKPGVHELCEWRHIVERVLQEGELCAA; translated from the coding sequence GTGTCGAGCACGTTCCCCATTTGCAATACCGAACTGGTCGCCAGCGAATTTGCCCGCCTGCGCCGCGAAAAGAAAGCCCGCCACCGCGACATCGCCGAGGCACTGGCCATAGCCGAAGGCGAGCTGATCGCCGCGCATGCGGGCCTGTCGCTGGCCGATGGCGCCTTGCTGGGCGCCGTGCGCCTGCAGGCCGACTGGCCCGCCATCATCGCCGCGCTGGAACCGCTGGGCGAAGTCATGGCGCTGACACGCAACGCCTCGTGCGTGCATGAAAAGACGGGCGTCTACCGCAAGGCCAGCCACAACAACCATGTGGGCCTGGTGCTCGGTGGCGACATCGACCTGCGCGTGTTTTACCGCCACTGGGCGCATGGCTTTGCCGTACGCGAGGTGAACGCGGGTGAGAAGAAAGTGCAGCGCAGCCTGCAGTTCTTTGATGCGGCAGGCCATGCCGTGCACAAGATTTTCATGAAGCCGCACAGCGACCTGGCCGCCTACGATGCGCTGGTCGCGCATTTTGCCGACGCGGACCAGTCGGCCGGCATCGCCGTGACGGCGCTGGCAGCCCCGCCGGCGGAATTGCCCGACGCGCAGATCGACGTGGCCGGCTTTCGCGCCGCCTGGGCCGACTTGCGCGACACGCATGATTTTTTCACCGTGCTGAAAAAATATTCGGTCTCGCGCCTGCAAGGCCTGCGCCTGGCCGAGCCGCGCTTCGTGCAGCAGATCGACACATCCTGCGTGCTCGACCTGCTCAATAGCGCCGCCCTCGAAAAGGTCGCCATCATGGCCTTCGTCGGCAATGCCGGCATGATCCAGATCCATTCGGGACCTGTGCACAAGATCGCCGTGATGGGGCCGTGGATCAATGTCCTCGACACGCGCTTCAACCTGCATTTGCGCGAAGACCATATCGCCAGCGCCTGGGTGGTGAAAAAGCCCACCGTCGATGGCCTGGTGACGTCGGTGGAACTGTTCGACGCGAAGGGCGACACCATCGTCATGTTCTTCGGCGAACGCAAGCCGGGCGTGCATGAACTGTGCGAATGGCGCCATATCGTCGAACGCGTGCTGCAGGAGGGCGAACTATGCGCCGCATGA
- the gcvA gene encoding transcriptional regulator GcvA: MSRPLPPLAALHAFEAAARHEGFQRAGEELHVSAGAIGHHVKQLEAWLGIVLFQRLPRGVVLTSAGQRYAASLGPILNQLADVSEQARRQGDDKVVTVTATSSLVSRWLMPRLGRLRDRYPQIELRVLASMHPVDLARDGVDVAIRLGPGRYPGLKVDLLMEEWFSAVCSPDFRANAASLRQPADLLRYPLLHDEPEVHLPGEIDWTRWLHSCGVHYSGNSGNSGARFSHTYLCLDAAASGQGVAIAASPLIGDDLRSGRLVRVFEHAVRGPHCYYLLRSPQAETRPLVHAFCEWLIAEARADQETVWPTVESA, encoded by the coding sequence ATGTCACGTCCCTTGCCCCCACTTGCCGCCTTGCACGCCTTCGAGGCGGCCGCCCGCCATGAAGGCTTCCAGCGCGCGGGCGAAGAATTGCACGTCTCTGCCGGCGCCATCGGCCACCACGTCAAGCAGCTGGAAGCGTGGCTGGGCATCGTGCTGTTCCAGCGCCTGCCGCGCGGCGTCGTGCTGACCAGCGCGGGCCAGCGCTATGCGGCCTCGCTGGGCCCGATACTCAACCAACTGGCCGACGTGTCCGAACAGGCGCGCCGCCAGGGCGACGACAAGGTGGTGACGGTGACGGCCACCAGCTCGCTCGTCTCGCGCTGGCTGATGCCGCGTCTGGGCCGCCTGCGCGACCGCTATCCGCAGATCGAGCTGCGCGTGCTGGCATCGATGCATCCGGTCGACCTGGCGCGCGATGGCGTGGACGTGGCCATCCGGCTGGGACCGGGCCGCTATCCGGGCCTCAAAGTGGATTTACTCATGGAAGAATGGTTTTCCGCCGTCTGCAGCCCGGATTTCCGCGCCAACGCGGCCAGCCTGCGCCAGCCCGCCGACCTGCTGCGCTACCCGCTGCTGCACGACGAGCCGGAAGTGCACCTGCCCGGTGAAATCGACTGGACGCGCTGGCTGCACAGCTGCGGCGTGCATTACAGCGGCAATAGCGGCAACAGCGGCGCGCGCTTTTCGCACACGTATTTATGCCTGGACGCGGCCGCCAGCGGCCAGGGCGTGGCCATCGCCGCCAGCCCCCTGATCGGCGACGATCTGCGCTCGGGCCGCCTGGTGCGCGTGTTCGAACACGCCGTGCGCGGCCCCCACTGCTATTATCTGCTGCGCTCGCCCCAGGCGGAAACCCGGCCCCTCGTGCATGCCTTCTGCGAATGGCTGATCGCCGAGGCGCGCGCCGACCAGGAAACCGTCTGGCCTACAGTGGAGAGCGCATGA
- a CDS encoding FecCD family ABC transporter permease, producing MNVRAMTPAVSWPRWGAGGMLAVALFAGLLIAVQAGAVPVTLADWLAPFQAGDEALSGGAYVLWHIRLPRALFAILIGAALALAGGLTQGLFRNPLADPGLLGVSSGAACAGAATIVFAASLHVAPELRVWLLPGAAFAGAMLICVLLDRVARWATPGSIVGLLLTGVALNAITVAVMGLCIYLASDDQLRTLTFWTLGSLSAGSWRQVAALLLVLAGALWATRFLMRSLNALALGEAQALHVGIDVGRLRTQVIVLVAVLTGFAVAWCGGIGFIGLIAPHLVRTWLGADQRRVLPLSMLAGGLLLLLADTLARTVAIPAEVPVGIFTALLGGPFFLMLLRRFRHGTA from the coding sequence ATGAACGTGCGCGCGATGACGCCGGCAGTATCCTGGCCACGCTGGGGTGCTGGCGGCATGCTGGCTGTGGCGTTGTTTGCCGGTCTGCTCATCGCCGTGCAGGCGGGCGCCGTGCCCGTGACGCTGGCCGACTGGCTGGCGCCGTTTCAAGCGGGCGACGAGGCATTGTCCGGCGGCGCCTACGTGCTGTGGCATATCCGTTTGCCGCGCGCCCTGTTCGCCATTCTGATCGGCGCCGCGCTGGCGCTGGCCGGCGGCTTGACGCAAGGGCTGTTTCGCAATCCGCTGGCCGATCCGGGACTGCTGGGCGTGAGCAGCGGCGCCGCCTGCGCGGGCGCGGCCACCATCGTGTTTGCCGCCAGCCTGCACGTGGCGCCCGAGCTGCGCGTGTGGCTGTTGCCGGGGGCCGCGTTTGCCGGCGCCATGCTCATTTGCGTGCTACTCGACCGCGTTGCCCGCTGGGCCACGCCAGGCTCCATCGTCGGCCTGCTGCTGACGGGCGTGGCGCTGAACGCCATCACGGTGGCCGTCATGGGCTTGTGCATCTACCTGGCCAGCGACGACCAGCTGCGCACCCTGACTTTCTGGACCCTCGGCTCGCTGTCGGCCGGCAGCTGGCGCCAGGTGGCGGCCCTGCTGCTGGTGCTGGCGGGCGCCCTGTGGGCCACGCGCTTCCTGATGCGTTCATTGAACGCGCTGGCGCTGGGCGAGGCGCAGGCGCTGCACGTGGGCATCGACGTGGGCCGCTTGCGCACGCAAGTCATCGTGCTGGTGGCCGTGCTGACGGGCTTTGCCGTCGCCTGGTGTGGCGGCATCGGTTTTATTGGCCTGATCGCGCCGCACCTGGTGCGCACCTGGCTGGGCGCGGACCAGCGCCGCGTGCTGCCGCTGTCGATGCTGGCCGGCGGCTTGTTGCTGCTGTTGGCCGACACCCTGGCGCGCACGGTCGCCATTCCCGCGGAAGTCCCCGTCGGCATTTTCACGGCCTTGCTGGGCGGGCCATTTTTCCTGATGCTGTTGCGGCGCTTCCGCCACGGCACTGCCTAG
- a CDS encoding ABC transporter ATP-binding protein, with protein sequence MTPLLELSFATTQLGQQYFGPFNVRVAPGERIAILGPSGAGKSTLLKLMARELRPQAGQVVLAGRPLAQWPLADLARCRAVLPQGSNVAFGLQCALVIGLGRVARQVDPQLERIVQDAAVLAHAGHLLGRRLDTLSGGEQARVQLARIFAQMWDVRDGLILVDEPLAALDPGLQFDLLDSLQQFCAARGHAVVAILHDINHALLGFERLLLVRSGQLTADIPANADAVPALAALYGIALTTATSSDGHVCVIPARSAVRRAA encoded by the coding sequence ATGACGCCTTTACTTGAACTGAGTTTTGCCACCACCCAACTGGGCCAGCAGTATTTCGGCCCCTTCAACGTGCGGGTGGCGCCCGGCGAGCGCATCGCCATCCTTGGCCCCAGCGGCGCGGGCAAGTCGACCCTGTTGAAACTGATGGCGCGCGAACTGCGCCCGCAGGCGGGCCAGGTGGTGCTTGCCGGCCGTCCCCTGGCGCAGTGGCCGCTGGCCGACCTGGCGCGGTGCCGCGCCGTGCTGCCGCAAGGCTCGAACGTGGCCTTCGGCCTGCAGTGCGCGCTGGTGATCGGACTGGGAAGAGTGGCGCGCCAGGTCGACCCGCAGCTGGAACGCATCGTGCAGGACGCCGCCGTCCTGGCGCACGCCGGGCATCTACTGGGCCGGCGCCTGGACACCCTGTCCGGCGGCGAGCAGGCCAGGGTGCAGCTGGCGCGTATCTTCGCGCAGATGTGGGACGTACGCGATGGCTTGATACTCGTCGACGAACCGCTGGCGGCGCTCGATCCCGGCCTGCAGTTCGATCTGCTCGACAGCCTGCAGCAGTTCTGCGCCGCGCGCGGCCACGCCGTCGTCGCCATCCTGCACGACATCAATCATGCCTTGCTGGGCTTCGAGCGGCTGCTGCTGGTGCGTTCGGGCCAGCTGACGGCCGACATTCCCGCCAACGCCGACGCCGTGCCCGCGCTGGCCGCGCTGTACGGTATCGCCCTGACGACGGCCACCAGCAGCGATGGTCATGTCTGCGTCATCCCTGCCCGAAGCGCCGTGCGCCGGGCCGCCTAG
- a CDS encoding HlyD family secretion protein — protein sequence MQTPILRSRAFLLGLALLACALAFCAWQLLFSPSEEQGTDDAFVSADYTVLSPKVGGIVREVLVEDNQAVKAGQLLARIDDRDYQAAAASARAEVAGAEAQLATARATVQRQQSVIEQASTLVDANQAEDKLAQQELARSTHLAGQGAGSVQNAQQAQSRYDVSRARLAQNRAALVATRKQTDILQAQQGAAEAALLRARASLQRAELDLSHTQLRAPIDGIVGRRAVRVGALVAPGASLMAVVPLNRSFVVANLQETQLTHVRQGQRASIAVDAYPGVLLHGTVHSIAPATGVTFAAIAPENATGNFTKVVQRIPVRIALDPGQDNDVRLRVGMSAEVRIDTAMRRQQLQQVSAR from the coding sequence ATGCAAACACCCATACTGCGCTCGCGCGCCTTTCTTCTCGGCCTGGCCCTGCTGGCCTGCGCCCTCGCCTTTTGCGCCTGGCAACTGCTGTTTTCCCCCAGCGAAGAACAAGGCACCGACGACGCCTTCGTCAGCGCCGACTACACCGTGCTCTCGCCCAAGGTGGGCGGCATCGTGCGCGAAGTGCTGGTGGAAGACAACCAGGCTGTCAAGGCGGGTCAGCTGCTGGCGCGCATCGACGACCGCGATTACCAGGCCGCCGCCGCCTCGGCCCGCGCCGAAGTCGCTGGCGCCGAGGCGCAGCTGGCCACTGCCCGCGCCACGGTGCAGCGCCAGCAATCGGTGATCGAGCAAGCCAGCACCCTGGTCGACGCCAACCAGGCGGAAGACAAACTGGCGCAGCAGGAGCTGGCCCGCTCAACGCACCTGGCCGGCCAGGGCGCGGGCAGCGTGCAAAACGCGCAGCAGGCGCAATCGCGCTACGACGTGAGCCGCGCGCGCCTGGCGCAAAACCGCGCCGCCTTGGTTGCCACGCGCAAGCAGACGGACATTTTGCAAGCGCAGCAAGGCGCGGCCGAAGCGGCCCTGCTGCGCGCCCGCGCCAGCCTGCAACGCGCCGAACTGGATCTGTCGCATACGCAGCTGCGCGCGCCCATCGACGGCATCGTCGGACGCCGCGCCGTGCGCGTCGGCGCCCTGGTCGCGCCTGGCGCCAGCCTGATGGCCGTGGTGCCCTTGAACCGCAGCTTCGTCGTCGCCAACCTGCAGGAAACCCAGCTGACTCACGTGCGCCAGGGCCAGCGCGCCAGCATCGCCGTCGACGCCTATCCGGGCGTGCTCCTGCACGGCACGGTGCACAGCATCGCGCCCGCCACGGGCGTGACGTTTGCCGCCATCGCGCCGGAAAACGCCACCGGCAACTTCACCAAGGTGGTGCAGCGCATCCCCGTCAGGATCGCGCTCGATCCGGGCCAGGATAACGACGTCCGCCTGCGCGTGGGCATGTCGGCCGAAGTGCGCATCGATACGGCCATGCGCCGCCAACAGCTGCAACAGGTGAGCGCGCGATGA
- a CDS encoding heme/hemin ABC transporter substrate-binding protein — protein sequence MRRMIAASVARRIALKKMGAGALALAAPMQVLAAVSDAGKPVAKARRIVSVGGALTEIVYALEAQGELVGVDTTSLYPAVAQQLPQVGYARTLSAEGVLSLAPTQLIATEEAGPSAVLRQVRDAGVPVAVLSANNKFEGLLERVKQVGQITGRADPAARLAQALQQQWDGALAKVRQRQHAPVRVLFILAHAPNQVMVGGRETGADSMLAYAGAVNVMGGQGGFAGYKPLTPEAVIAARPDVVLVTDQGLKASGGVDGILKLPGLAQTPAGRKHRIVSLEAMLLLGFGPRMPQALMELDAAFAKAMAA from the coding sequence ATGCGCCGCATGATCGCCGCCAGCGTGGCGCGCCGCATCGCGCTGAAAAAAATGGGGGCGGGAGCGCTGGCCCTGGCCGCGCCGATGCAGGTGCTGGCCGCCGTGTCCGACGCGGGTAAACCCGTGGCGAAAGCGCGGCGCATCGTCAGCGTGGGCGGCGCCCTGACGGAAATCGTCTACGCGCTCGAAGCGCAGGGCGAACTGGTGGGCGTCGATACCACCTCGCTGTATCCGGCCGTGGCGCAACAGCTGCCGCAGGTCGGTTACGCGCGCACCCTGTCGGCCGAGGGCGTGCTGTCGCTGGCGCCCACACAGCTGATCGCTACCGAGGAAGCGGGGCCGTCGGCCGTGCTGCGCCAGGTGCGCGACGCGGGCGTGCCGGTGGCGGTGCTCAGCGCGAATAACAAGTTCGAAGGCTTGCTCGAACGCGTAAAACAGGTGGGCCAGATCACGGGCCGTGCCGACCCTGCCGCGCGCCTGGCGCAAGCCTTGCAGCAGCAGTGGGACGGCGCCCTGGCCAAGGTGCGCCAGCGCCAGCATGCACCCGTGCGCGTGCTGTTCATCCTCGCCCATGCGCCCAACCAGGTGATGGTGGGCGGGCGCGAGACGGGCGCCGACTCCATGCTCGCGTATGCGGGCGCCGTCAACGTGATGGGCGGGCAGGGCGGATTCGCCGGCTACAAGCCGCTCACGCCCGAAGCCGTGATCGCCGCGCGGCCCGACGTCGTGCTCGTCACGGACCAGGGCTTGAAGGCCTCGGGCGGTGTGGACGGCATCCTGAAACTGCCAGGGCTGGCGCAGACGCCGGCCGGGCGCAAGCACCGCATCGTCTCGCTGGAAGCCATGCTGCTGTTGGGCTTTGGCCCGCGCATGCCGCAGGCGCTGATGGAGCTCGACGCCGCCTTCGCGAAAGCCATGGCTGCATGA